The Dysidea avara chromosome 11, odDysAvar1.4, whole genome shotgun sequence genome includes the window CTCAATCATTACCCTACTGATATCAAAGATTTCAACCCATACAATCTTGTGGTGGTTTTGCCTTATAAGGTACAGCCAGATCATTACATAGCATCACGGTTTGGCTTCTTTAACATTCATGCGGATGGTAGCACCGACCCCATACCATTCTCAATATGGTGTCGAGATGCTGCGCTGTTCACTACTCTAAGGAGAATACCATTCTTCAAGAACTACTTGATAAGGAAAATGCTGACTAGATGGAGGACTAATGCTAGATATCATCAATTCATTCATGTACACAGAACAATTGAGAGGATACACTTGCAGTACTTCCCTGGTGTACCACAAGCATTGCTGCAAATCTGTAACTTAGGCCAGGAGCTACTCAGTTTGAAGTTTTACTCTTTCAAGCCATTGAAGAAATATTCCTTGGAGGAGCTGAGGCAATGTCTGGACTCGTCTCATTCAAAAGCTGAACATTACTTGAGGAGATTCTTCAGATATTCTCACAGGATAATATCAACTGTGGTGGACAGTAGTCATCAACGAGTGATCAGTTTGGACACAGAGCTACGTCACCAGCCGGCCGTGTATGAAGTGATGACTCCTATGTCTGTCGAGGTGACAAATAGGGCAAGAATAGAACAAGACCTGGAACAGGCACGTTATCGTGCTGGTAGGATGGGAGAGCTAACAATTCTGGTAGACCAAATGCTCCATCATTGTCTACTACAACTAGCTAAGGACAACTCTACCCACTACCTCAACTTGTTACTACAaactaatgatgatgatgatcttaTTGAGGATGATCAGTCAACTAGTAACTTCTCAGCTGCTAGTAGCACAGTTAGTAGTAGTGTGGGGGGTAGACCTGGTAGTTCTGTTAGTGGTACTGTGGATGATGTACCTGATGCTCTACTACTAGCAAAGTTTGACTTTAACCAACAAGGTACCTAGTTGTTGTGTATTGTATACAagatgactgttcaattagagtatttcatgtACATGCTATGACACTTGTACTACCTGTACTCTTACCTGACATACTTAATATGGTATATGCAGTGGGTTATAATATTCTTGCAATTGAAAATGGAGTACACACAgaaggtgactgctctaatagagtgtttCATGATATTACAGGTATCCTATCGGTGGTTCCACCAGTAGATGATATGGTTAATACACTGGtcacttcactacacaacaTCATCAATGTGATCTCATCTACTAGTACACACGTTAATAAGAACACATCCACTAAACCAGTCCACTCCACTAGTAGTACTCTGAACACTCTTAAGGTGAAGGGACAAGCTGTACAGTTGAGGATTAGTCCACTACTGAGGGATAACTTCAGAGATCTACTACAAAATGAGTAAGCCAGTCACTATATTAGCTACAATAGTATTTACCTTAATATAGTGACCAGTTAGCCATGGACTTGTCTCAATTGGAGGAAGTGACCAGTTCAGTGTCTGAAGAAATTGACAACTTCTGTCATCGTCAGTCATGGCTGAACAAAGTGAAGATGTTTGTTGACACTTATTCCCATACTGATGTTGAGGACTACTTGACACCTAAGAAGTTTAAGGTTTGTGTTATAGTACGGGACGGGTTCGTTGGCTACTATATATGTTACACACGGATGTTACTTTTTCTGGTTGTGTAACTAGACACTGTTACTACCTGTGGACATCCTGAGTGAAACGTCAGCTCATTTGCCCGGTAACAAAGCTGCACACACGCTAGCTACCAGTCTTGCTTCTGATGCTTATTAAAATGACTGGCACTGTTGCTGTTCATCACTTGCTGCTTTGCTGGTGCTTGCAACTAACTGCTGCCATGGCTGTAAATGTTAGTGCTTCTTACAGCTTGCATTATTCTGCtgcagctgctgctgctgctgctgctgctgctgctgcaagcAAGCAAGAACAGTAAGTTGCAAGCTGTAGCAGCAAGCCACAAGCAGCATCAGATAGCCTGCAAGAGCAAGCTTCAAGAAGTAGCAACtatttgtaattgtgtgtttTGAATATCCTAATGATTGTTTTGCTCTCTCAAGCTTTAGCTACTTACAACATTTACTTCAGGATAGCTAACAAACCCAAATTATACTATGACTAAACGTGACATTCATTCTAGCATGCATGTACCCCAAGACCTAGCCAGTTGGTGCAACTGGACAAAAGTTGCATATCCATGTGTAACATTAACTTATTTGAATAATTGAAGTCTTGCACAATAGCCTCATATAAAATAAAGAGGTTTTCCACTTTTGGAGATTAAAATGCAGACTTAATTTTTACCGTTATTATTATGGAGAAATTCTTAGCATGTTAAGAGAGGTAACAACTTGTGATATTTTATTAATCCATAACAGGAGACGATGCAGAACTTGCGTACATGGTTGTGTGACCTGAGGGCTCTACCAGAGTACAGATCCTGCAAGTACTCCTTGATGTGTATCAACATGAAGAACATTGTGTGTAGACTGACCCCACTATTGGACAACATCTCAACTACACTAACATCAGCTGCCGATAATAAGATCATCAGTGTGGGGGACCAGCTACAACTTGACATCACTCAATACAATAATGTACTAacatcatatgtgactgggtacATGGGAAcatggcatgtgggcacattgCACGACAAGTAATATCTTAGTACTACTACCGTATTAGACTGAAAATTGCCACGGCTAtagcacacaaaaaaattttataATTAAAAGTTATTAGTTATAAAAGTTTGAGAAGGTAAGTGTCCACATGCCCAGTTTCCACAAACTCAGTCACATTAGCCGACATACTGATATACATCACTTACTGATAGGCTCTTGTGGAGAAGAGATATGACCTGGAGGGATTTGCTGGCTACTCATGGCAGATCCGAACTACTGAACAGTTTATAGCTACAGCTGATCCTCTAGTAAAATTTGTACAACAGATGAGTGATGTGATGATGTGTCTGGAGTTGTGTGGAGATGAAGAGTATTGTAAACAAGTTGTTAACTTGTGGAACACCTTCATTGTCACCTTCCAACAAGCTAAGGAGTTTGTATCCCTTCAAACACCACTCAAGGCTCAGGGACTGGAAGAAAATATCAGAgtaagtgagtgtgtgtgcgtgcgtgcgtgctgagtgagtgagtgcatgtgtgcgtacgtgtgtgtggtgtgtgtagcaTGGTGattgcagtgtgtgtgtgtgtctgcctgtctgtctgtactgtactgtgaagTAGTGTCCATCTATGTACTGGTATGATAGTGACTATTTTGTTAGTCAAACGAACAAGAAGGGATAACGCTGTTTGAGATCATCAATTCAGGAGAGTACATTGATCCATTATCAGACCCTCACCACATCATCTTACAAGCTAAAGAGGTCAGTAGCTAGTAGTGTAAACCTGTCACACATAACCGGTTAAACAGGTTCAGGACCGGATGTACATCATCAGGTCACACCTGTTGGGCCTGAACAAGtggaaggaagccatcacagGACAGCCACACGACATGTCATTGTTATCTAAGTTAACTAATGGTGTGGACACCAGACTGGAGTTGTGGAAGTATCGTAGAGTATACGACTCTGTGTTGAGGGACTGGTTGAACTGTCCCTTCAAACAAGTAAGCTATCACTATAGTGAGGTCACTGGTCACATGTCCCTATACAGTTAGATGTGTCCCATGTTGCTAAGAAGATATCAGAATGGATTAAAGCAGCTAATGAACTACAACAACAGCTACCAGCTGAGGATCAAGTGGTCGATGACTGGATGGCTAAACTGGTCAACTTTCAGGGTCGTATCCCATTGTTGGAGTGTCTTACTGCTAAAGCTATTAAGGTACACACAATTACCATATATGACTTGTTATAATAATAGTACCTATTGTAGACATTCCACTGGCATTCCATATTCTCTGTGCTGGGTCAGCATTATAACCCAAACAACTCGTTCACCCTCGGGGATCTGTTGCTCTACAATATTGATGGACATGCCTCACTACTGAGAGAGATTTGTTCCAGTGCAGTAGAAGaacatcagctacaacaagatCTTGCCAAGATACAAGCCTCATGGGATGCTGCAGTCATTAAGATAACAAGATTTAGTGCTGACAAATTCTCATTTGCTATTAAGCCAACATCTAGGAGTGGATCACGGTCTAGACCTCGAGAGAAAATGGCCACATTTCTGATAGAAGGTGTTATCCATACATCACATGCCTTCCATCAACTGTCCAAGATGGATAATTGTGATCAGCTAAACATGATGACtgaagatcacatgatccaactaCAGACCTTACTCAGCCTACCATATGTTACACCATTTAGAGGTCAAGTGGAGACGTGGATAACATCTCTATCACAACTACTGGAACTGATCAGTATGTTAGCTAACTGTCAGACTATGGTAAGGTGTAACTACCAGCTAATATCACTGtgtaatatattatatactAGTGGCTGGGACTGTTGGATCAGTTTCGTCTGATCAATGACAGTCTACATCAATCGTGTGGTGTTGATCAGTTACAATTAGCTACTGAACGTCTCCAAGAAGTATTTGATAGTATCACAGATGACCCTAGAGCTATGTCCCTACTGGCAAAGAAGAGAGGACAGAAAGGATTTAGGGAGATGCAAGGAGAAGCCCTGAGATTTAGCCTTGACTCTACCTACAAGTTAATGGTTAGTGGACATAACAGAGTATACCATGTAGGCCATGATGTATGTTTCATGGATATACAGGGGGTCAAGGCTTTTGTAAAACTAGAAACAAATTTGCTAAGATGGTTGCAGATTACACAAATAGTAACAAAGGGACTAACAGAAATGAAGAACTTCAGTTCTTCAACCACTAGAtaagatactctgatagagcaatgtataataatattaaatatTCTTACTGCTTTGTACTATTgtaattttgttattgtttttgtagagtatataataataataataatcatatactctaataaaacagtcaggtacaACTAATGATTCGACCTAATATGGATGTTATCTATTAATGGTAGGAGGGTGTTGTGAAGGCAATAACTGATCAGCTAGCTGAAGCATGGAGGGTGTGTCCTCGTCTCTACTACATCACTACTAAAGAGGCCCTACCATTATTATGTATTAATACTAACACTGTTAAACTGTTACCAACCATCAGTAAGATGTACTCCATTGTCAGTGTGAAGCAGTTAGACATCATATCTCATATGGATGATAAGGCTGAAGAGGGTAAGGACTAATATACCCCTCATTAATATATTATACATCTCTACAGGTGTTCAGTTAGTAATGGTGGAAGGATTGTATAGAGAAGAGATTGAGCTAGTGTCCCCACTACCCATCAGCAAGAAGCCAGTTTATCAATGGCTAGCAGGTCTCCATAGAGCACTACAGTTCTCAATAGCTTGTAATTTGAGGGAGTGTATTGCTGCTATACCAGCCGGGATATTCTCCAATAACAACACTtctaataataatattgatatAGTATTAGATGATCTGATGACGTGGTTGAAGCAGTATTCAGTACAGTGTGTACTACTGGCCCTAGAGGTACAATGGTGTAATATTGTTAGTACAGCTATCACCTCTATACAAGAACTAGAGTCAGCGAGGTAAGACCACTAACCCTAATTAGTGATCATAGTACTTGTTATAGGATTAATATGGAGAGATGTATACAGGTAGTGGCCTCAGCTATCAGACAAGGACACCACAACAATACGAGGCTGTACATTACAATGTCAAATATGATCATTTTACTGAGGAACAAGTTGGAACACATGAGTGGCCTGTTTGACGGAGGGCTAGATGGTTGGCAGTGGCAGAGTATAATTAAGTACTCGGTGGATGAAGGAAGGGGACAACAAGATGCCATTGAAGTGCAGAAATGTAGTTTCTCCACATTATCTGATGACTCAGTCAAATCTGTTAGAGGCAAAGTGTCAATCTACCCGGCTTACTGTATGATGGAGACAGTACAGTGTAGCAGTTGGTATGACTATGAGTACTGTTGTCCTACACAACTGCTAGTAACTGGTAACAATGAGGGACCCCTCATTAAACTATTACTATCCCTACATCATTATTATACTGGACTTTTGTATGGACCTGTTGGGTCAGGCAAGTCAGAAACAGTACGACAAGTTTCAATGGTAACATAATTGTAACTATACTTGCTATAATTCACTGTACATATCTTGTAGGTGTTAGGTAGACATTTCTACTGGCACATGTTCCACTCTGATGTGGCCATATCAGTGATCAAGTACTTGTTAGTAGCTGCTGTGTGTAGTGGATCAGTATTACTGTTAGCTGACTTGTCCAAATTGTCAGCTGATAATCTATTAACAATGGCCGACATGTTAAGGGTGATAAGAGAACAATTCTCCACTGCTTGTCTCAACAAGAATGTGCTAGCAGTGAGTGAGATATCTTAATGTATTGATGGACACAATGCACAAATGAATTTTGCAATATATTGtacataacttcatgataggtgtGTTAGTATAACTATGTAGTAACAGAGATACTGTGGAGGGTTCTTCACAGAGTTTCTAATATATAACATATTTACTCTATTGTATTATCATCACAGGCTAACACTAGTAGCAGGAGTAATGCTGAGTCTCGTAAGAGTAACAGGTCGATGGCCACTACACCAGGGAGTGGTGCCGGTCGGTCTCACTCAACAGGTCGGTCTCACTCCAGGAGTAGTGGACTATCAGATAAGACCAGTAGAAACAAGAAGAAGATGGACTGGTTTAGCGAGAGTGACCCGTTTAATAGTCACATCACTTGTAATGTGTCCGGACTATCACTAAACGCCAGCTCAGCATTCAGGTGTGTGCTAGAGTCCACCACTGGTAGGAGTGACCTCCCAGCATTGTTAATAGTAAGCATGTTTGGTTCCCTGCTCTACCTGTTATTGTATTATGGGATATAGGAACAAGTACGACCTGTTGAACTAGTTAAGCCAGACACCAGTTTACTACTAGATGTATTACTATTATCTGAAGGATTTGTACATGCTAAAGTGTTATCTAACAAGACATGTCAGTTGTGGAGTGTGATGAGCAACCaggtgtgtgtgtaatgtatagtGGTATGTGTACTGGGTAGTATTTGTTGTCTTCCACTATCTCCCATACAGGCAGCCTCTTCTGATGTGTACAGTTTAAGGAAGATAGTGAAACATGCTGCAtgtttgctacaacaacaacgcaAACAAGATAATGATCAACAATTACCGATAGAGGAGGAATGTCTATTACAAGCTGTTTGGGCTCACTTTGACAGCAGGCTGATGCAGCCACACCAAGACAAACTAAATGATATACTACAAGCACATTATCCTAATACATTTCCTCGTCTGGTTGTGCAGGATGAGAAGACTTTGAAGGAAGCCATAGAATCAGAAATTACTGCACGACATTTGCAGTGTACACCATTGTTTGTAAATAAGGTGTGTTGTGTTTATCTCTCTGTGTGTACAGTAGTGTgttcacacatgtacacacacacgcacacttgTATCATATACTCACTGTTGTATTAATAAGTACATCTGCAATATTTCGATGTTAGTACATAGTTACTGAGGTGTTAACAAGACCACGGTACTACTATTTGTGTGAGACCTGTAAACATAGTCAAAAAGTGTCAACATCAGATACTTTACATACTCAAGGATGTCACATACAGGTATTACTGATCAGTGGTATAACTACCATTGAGGTAGCTACCTCAATATAAGAAAGATAATTTGAATAAAATAATTTAGTAATGCAaatatactctagtagaacagtcaaatatAACTACACTATTGCTGATATATCATATCACTACTACAGTGTTGTGTCCATGTGTCCACCCTTATTATACAGGTACTGCAGCTACACCACAGCCTGTCATCTAATAAGATGGTCATTCTAGTTGGTCCATCATATTCCGGCAAGACCACATGTTATCGTATACTAATAGCTGCTTACCACAGACTATCCTACCCCTCAGTACACTGTATACCATTGAACATGTCAGCCTACACCTTTGAACAGGTATaccagtttgtgtgtgtgtgtatgtccatCAGTGTATAATGTGTTCCTGTGTAGTTGTTTGGGTGCAGTAAAGAAAATGATCAACCAGCAATGGCTCATGATCAAGGAGCTGATCAGTCTGCTACTCAAGCTAGTGGTCAAGATCATGATCAAGCTAGCAGTGGTAATCAAGGGATGGTATACCAGTTACTAGCCCAGGTCACCAGTAGAGCTATAAGTGACAGTGGTCAATATTGGGTAGTGTGTGATGGTCCACTAGAATACAACAAGATGGAAGTGTTAGGTGAACTACTAACAGGTGATGGATCACTGTCATTGAATACTGGTCACAAGTTAACACTAACTGGTATAATATAATAACATCTTGATCATGATATTATTATCATTTACTAATAGGATCATGTAAACTAGTAATGGAGACTGATAACATGAACCATCTTCCTCCATCAGTGACCGGACGATGTGGTATAGTTCATGTTGATGGGTCAGTGGTTGGGTGGAGATCACTGGTGGATAGCTGGCTGGAACAAGCTCCTACTAGACATAGTTTGGGCTCCATCTGGTTAGTATTATACTAGTAGTAGTGTAATGTGATTATATTATTTGTAGTGTTGAGGCATTAACTGAACTGTTATTACAACTGGTCCCAACTGGGTCACACTTCATCACTCAACATAGTAGCCACAgtaatgatgatgtcactataaaGCTAGTCGTTACCCTACTAGCTATCCTCAGTGCACAGTTTCAGAGAATAGCTCCTGTCATGGATAGGCCAACCCAGTTCACTGCTAGCTCATCACGTTGTTTCAGCAGGGAGTCATTATCGAGCTCCACTTACTCCATGCACAACTTAGAGTCAGGCAGTATACAGATGACAGCTAGTAGTCAGTTAGCTGATCGTAGCTCAGCCTCCATTAGGAGTAGTGAAGCTAGTGATGAtcgtgatgatgatgatgacctCGTATCTGTTGATCTGGAGGCTGAGACAAGACGTAATCTTCAACGACAAATGACACATGTTTTCACCTATGCCTATACTTGGTCACTAGCAGCTCACAGCTCAACACAGTCAGTGATGATATGGTGATATATGTGTTGATAATGTGATCACAGGTGTATGTCATTACTGAATGAGTTTGTGAGGGAACAAGTCCAACAGGTTAGCCTACCTGTTGATCTACCTGATGGACCAGTATTGGACCTCTACTTGAACTTGAAGGACTTCACCTTCTCACTATGGAGCAGCCGAGAGAAGGATCCTCGTAATATAAACTATATCCCAACTGCTGAGGTGATGTATCATGTTAGAAGTTTAGTAATGTACAATTCCATAATGTTAGGTGGAGAAGTATGCTCACCTGATCGACCTGTTGGTGTCCTCAGGTAATCATGTGTTACTGGTTGGAGAGGAGGGTTGTGGCAAGACTAGTATGATAAAGGTGAACATCACCACATAACAACATTGTAATAATCTCCTCCCTACAGCATTTAGTACAACCAAGACTACATTCAGTAGCTCGTATACCAGTGACCAGTTCCACTAATCCTAGTGGGCTACAAGAACTACTGATACAGAAGAGTAACCAGATATTACGATTCTCCCTCAATAAACAAGTTGGCTCTAGTAGGAAAACTGGTTCATCAAGATATGTCATATTCCTCGATGACATACACACTGGAACAAAGAGGTGTCAACAGCTCATCTACCAGGTGTTAACACAACACACAATGATGGACCCACAGAGGAGCTACTATCAACACCCTCTGTATAATACTAGCATAATAGCTAGTTACACTCCTCACCACTCACTGGATCATAGGCTAACAGCTAAGATGTTCATTGTTCCAATATATCCCATCACTGACAAGACACTTCATAAAATATTCTATAAGAGTACCAGGTTATGGCTTCACCAGTTTCCTGATGGTACCATTGAAGATACTTCGCTGTTAGCTAATGTTAgtatgttattattgttatcatGGTAACTAGTGATTGTAATTGTGTAGGCAATGGCTGCAGCAACAGTTGGTATCCATAGCAACATTGTTACAAGGTTGAAGAGGTCATTGCCCCAGCCATACCACTTGTTCACCATCAAGGATTTAATGTGTGTGTATCATGGACTATTACAAATGAGTGTGGACACAGAGGGCAGCAGCTCTACTACACTACAAGAACAATTTGTACACAGATATCATTCTAGGAGAATGTCTGGTGTAGTGAAGGATAAGACGTCAGCTCAGAAACAGAAGGGGAGGAAGCAGCCACATAGTTTGTCCCTGACTAGAAGCATGAGATCTAAACAACATTTAAGAGTACCCAGTGACCACTCCACACTGAGAGCAGTGTTAAGATTATGGTGTCATGAGGTGACCAGGGTATATGCTGATAGGCTGGATAATAGCCGTGACAGGGTTTGGTTCCTGAAACTATTAGAGACAATATCCAAATATTGTTACTGTGGTAGTGACCCTACTAAGATGGCTACCGGTCACAATGTTAGGCCAGGTAGAGCTAGAGGAGCAGCCAGTCATACTCACAATACAATAAGTGATCTACAACAAATGGGTGTTAATATTGGTGTAGTGTTAG containing:
- the LOC136238090 gene encoding dynein heavy chain domain-containing protein 1-like, which encodes MEGVAVEVTTSISPTTHLHDHVREATQLFVLALDSEECSKDWTLLYEELEAIGDEMCRVIEQDAQIQHYLQRVFCYAQLYTQPDIINQMQKYFPSAMTQIIKGALSPSIYHKLTSPTSSSQETKRTPTKHKKVLTHHSSTYSPRLSIPQTFIGPEVSTSEVESAASSVANDVLAFHRNLEHVDLSWPFSIASSPQPPTDGSPPKLYQHYRLEPVYDQLDNLASQKDSVEVSSNKSKKKSFCLKTGYDVVNGFAQGRLKQHELIYLNHYPTDIKDFNPYNLVVVLPYKVQPDHYIASRFGFFNIHADGSTDPIPFSIWCRDAALFTTLRRIPFFKNYLIRKMLTRWRTNARYHQFIHVHRTIERIHLQYFPGVPQALLQICNLGQELLSLKFYSFKPLKKYSLEELRQCLDSSHSKAEHYLRRFFRYSHRIISTVVDSSHQRVISLDTELRHQPAVYEVMTPMSVEVTNRARIEQDLEQARYRAGRMGELTILVDQMLHHCLLQLAKDNSTHYLNLLLQTNDDDDLIEDDQSTSNFSAASSTVSSSVGGRPGSSVSGTVDDVPDALLLAKFDFNQQGILSVVPPVDDMVNTLVTSLHNIINVISSTSTHVNKNTSTKPVHSTSSTLNTLKVKGQAVQLRISPLLRDNFRDLLQNDDQLAMDLSQLEEVTSSVSEEIDNFCHRQSWLNKVKMFVDTYSHTDVEDYLTPKKFKETMQNLRTWLCDLRALPEYRSCKYSLMCINMKNIVCRLTPLLDNISTTLTSAADNKIISVGDQLQLDITQYNNALVEKRYDLEGFAGYSWQIRTTEQFIATADPLVKFVQQMSDVMMCLELCGDEEYCKQVVNLWNTFIVTFQQAKEFVSLQTPLKAQGLEENIRSNEQEGITLFEIINSGEYIDPLSDPHHIILQAKEVQDRMYIIRSHLLGLNKWKEAITGQPHDMSLLSKLTNGVDTRLELWKYRRVYDSVLRDWLNCPFKQLDVSHVAKKISEWIKAANELQQQLPAEDQVVDDWMAKLVNFQGRIPLLECLTAKAIKTFHWHSIFSVLGQHYNPNNSFTLGDLLLYNIDGHASLLREICSSAVEEHQLQQDLAKIQASWDAAVIKITRFSADKFSFAIKPTSRSGSRSRPREKMATFLIEGVIHTSHAFHQLSKMDNCDQLNMMTEDHMIQLQTLLSLPYVTPFRGQVETWITSLSQLLELISMLANCQTMWLGLLDQFRLINDSLHQSCGVDQLQLATERLQEVFDSITDDPRAMSLLAKKRGQKGFREMQGEALRFSLDSTYKLMEGVVKAITDQLAEAWRVCPRLYYITTKEALPLLCINTNTVKLLPTISKMYSIVSVKQLDIISHMDDKAEEGVQLVMVEGLYREEIELVSPLPISKKPVYQWLAGLHRALQFSIACNLRECIAAIPAGIFSNNNTSNNNIDIVLDDLMTWLKQYSVQCVLLALEVQWCNIVSTAITSIQELESARINMERCIQVVASAIRQGHHNNTRLYITMSNMIILLRNKLEHMSGLFDGGLDGWQWQSIIKYSVDEGRGQQDAIEVQKCSFSTLSDDSVKSVRGKVSIYPAYCMMETVQCSSWYDYEYCCPTQLLVTGNNEGPLIKLLLSLHHYYTGLLYGPVGSGKSETVRQVSMVLGRHFYWHMFHSDVAISVIKYLLVAAVCSGSVLLLADLSKLSADNLLTMADMLRVIREQFSTACLNKNVLAANTSSRSNAESRKSNRSMATTPGSGAGRSHSTGRSHSRSSGLSDKTSRNKKKMDWFSESDPFNSHITCNVSGLSLNASSAFRCVLESTTGRSDLPALLIEQVRPVELVKPDTSLLLDVLLLSEGFVHAKVLSNKTCQLWSVMSNQAASSDVYSLRKIVKHAACLLQQQRKQDNDQQLPIEEECLLQAVWAHFDSRLMQPHQDKLNDILQAHYPNTFPRLVVQDEKTLKEAIESEITARHLQCTPLFVNKVLQLHHSLSSNKMVILVGPSYSGKTTCYRILIAAYHRLSYPSVHCIPLNMSAYTFEQLFGCSKENDQPAMAHDQGADQSATQASGQDHDQASSGNQGMVYQLLAQVTSRAISDSGQYWVVCDGPLEYNKMEVLGELLTGDGSLSLNTGHKLTLTGSCKLVMETDNMNHLPPSVTGRCGIVHVDGSVVGWRSLVDSWLEQAPTRHSLGSICVEALTELLLQLVPTGSHFITQHSSHSNDDVTIKLVVTLLAILSAQFQRIAPVMDRPTQFTASSSRCFSRESLSSSTYSMHNLESGSIQMTASSQLADRSSASIRSSEASDDRDDDDDLVSVDLEAETRRNLQRQMTHVFTYAYTWSLAAHSSTQCMSLLNEFVREQVQQVSLPVDLPDGPVLDLYLNLKDFTFSLWSSREKDPRNINYIPTAEVEKYAHLIDLLVSSGNHVLLVGEEGCGKTSMIKHLVQPRLHSVARIPVTSSTNPSGLQELLIQKSNQILRFSLNKQVGSSRKTGSSRYVIFLDDIHTGTKRCQQLIYQVLTQHTMMDPQRSYYQHPLYNTSIIASYTPHHSLDHRLTAKMFIVPIYPITDKTLHKIFYKSTRLWLHQFPDGTIEDTSLLANAMAAATVGIHSNIVTRLKRSLPQPYHLFTIKDLMCVYHGLLQMSVDTEGSSSTTLQEQFVHRYHSRRMSGVVKDKTSAQKQKGRKQPHSLSLTRSMRSKQHLRVPSDHSTLRAVLRLWCHEVTRVYADRLDNSRDRVWFLKLLETISKYCYCGSDPTKMATGHNVRPGRARGAASHTHNTISDLQQMGVNIGVVLELLASDKQLLPVDQLTMKGEDITGLMFAQLDGSYSELGDGQVMDYLNNAIVEHDEQCSNDGDRLDLILFRRAIEHVTRLCRVMRLGGGHVLLMGNRGTGKSSLTRLAAYVKNCELVELLPTSQSSLRQLLRDVCITTGIEAKPVVLLVDQSNDHLQVVVELMSEGIVAGLFTPSELLVMNSRRPDSAGRMVKKKARTADAAYQQLAESVLEHLHVVVCWSPPDSDTPLDNLLTNGCMFKAIYKACSYVDLYEPWSKDSYLDVAVRWLKEQSIPSWTEWIDSASQVEAVGSLAVHIHLTSSKVAGQKLAASVISPRTFLECLSMSRSIALHVRDKERTLLRSYQQALDKLAELGRDIRRLEQKIAVLQPQLDTTQAECEAIMADINTEKQQYMEANARCKGAESTINTESMNVKQLQSTVDEEFSKVAPVYKRALEALSNVNGNDVIEMAGYANPPEQVISVANCLSVLFDRPSSWADCKLLLLSKHFLKSLRFFERDNLSKNKLKFLRKTIKQLPETLDPVVVSQASQAVVSICQWIQALVAYHNVKETMEPYRNKLSVAEDILMEAHETFVAMKKDMLKIKDSLELKVKDHKELVRKARNIEQEIEVEQTKLDKARELQKALSAHELHWQKMAKQTQDNISTAAADCLLMAGSACYLCLQDPNNVTELYDNWISYCKGLVELGQESRPTTDHTHERIKTRDNCTPNDMLASPTERAFWTKEDSFAGPVMCKQLLSVRIAATYHNKHLPLIFDPHQLFVHKLRCMEVTEGEIQLLAQGSASQLNQFANRTFTCLHALSPDILTQLDGVLGRVVVIECSSLTELSDQVLSKVTSLSNRVYLVVTSEMISSCDLTNYCVINFSFASSDLTSHLHLLIIQLERPEFIIRLRSVHNDLNLHDRQITSGQEEVLSTVRTATLPLSQCDQLMDLLVRVDKVVDVAQDRIKEAKKLLREFNYQKISYCPLAEFATLILDAVNNLTHIHSYYSFSLNALQAIISSIISKYGQKKLREGMAIQAHVMQMKQYLLAATYQQLSCQLFHDHHLLVSLLLSTKLLQSTGKVSSDEASLLLLLDTHHPTFTSTVLTLTGASPPAWMTRRAWAGVHHLHNHFPVFAGLPDIINNNSPEWQEYFTLEQPSLMGPAPYSTQQFSLFQRLILWKMIQPDQIIGAVKSFILQVLGTQYCNFPQVTSQQLITQLDSSKLCLLMLPASTSLATLDLTGLQQLADTVNVSMECVSVHNTSLLEQLLEELPSRVDVWLVVTNLQLLPQPTLALDRLAKVMSPSGRVFVTLPAELCSNLSPQLSGRVIRMAYHGVDVPTIISSQQSQIRKLYGEYPSDHVPINWLMTDLRFATDVLQHNNHSDMLQWLLQDKEQVTNSQYYPILTDGLTKPSLSEVQSLVSNLLDVLPKPLTIQYSNNDIISQYLAHDLVQFNQLLHYNHCSLKRLATLLNGDRDGIDEEQLQLLHDIVTNKVPSCWPNPLNSLPVTMDLTTYVDLVERKALFHQQWPSTNTIDLALFSQIPTLLDSLKVQYCCDNGLQAEEAYLSCQLLSNNNDDTATGEGITLNAPQLSLVTSQSTTLPLTAVKLTGTRCTDVHVKCPLLLTHGLNTVHITTLLLATPSHITPKQIVYKLL